Proteins found in one Aethina tumida isolate Nest 87 chromosome 1, icAetTumi1.1, whole genome shotgun sequence genomic segment:
- the LOC109608480 gene encoding cancer-related nucleoside-triphosphatase homolog: MANILLEGFPGVGKTTLVKKVIDNLKVNGIDCDGFYTEEVRSGRTRVGFDIVTLNGQRTSLARKSINENLTKNLPQVGQYSVLLNEFECLALPVLESDKSVLIIDEIGKMELHSRKFEEAVRKAILKKNIVLATVPVKCNLHLIKQLKGNSRNHLIMVNEANRNSLTKEISDLIVKEYNKITTK, translated from the exons atggcAAATATTCTACTTGAAGGTTTTCCGG GAGTTGGAAAGACTACACTAGTTAAAAAAGTAATCGACAATTTGAAAGTAAATGGAATAGATTGTGACGGTTTTTATACAGAAGAAGTGCGCTCGGGCAGAACTCGTGTTGGATTTGACATAGTTACTTTAAACGGTCAACGGACTTCTCTAGCCAGGAAAAG cataaatgaaaatttgacaaaaaatctTCCCCAAGTTGGTCAATACTCAGTCTTATTAAATGAGTTTGAATGTTTAGCATTGCCTGTTTTAGAATCT GACaaatcagttttaataattgacgAGATTGGGAAAATGGAATTGCACAGCAGAAAATTTGAAGAAGCTGTAAGAAAGgcgattttaaaaaaaaatatagttcttGCAACTGTTCCAGTCAAATGTAatctacatttaattaaacagttaaaagGCAATTCAAGAAACCATTTAATAATG gttaATGAAGCCAACAGAAATTCTTTGACAAAAGAGATATCTGACCTTATtgtaaaagaatataataaaataaccacaaaataa
- the LOC109608470 gene encoding DNA helicase MCM8-like isoform X2: MGLALHQNLIKKLQDTTNNIGNPKEKEYSIIRPRIVNFEPSLQLKDLRVNYYGKLVSVRGTVIKSGNIKIICSYMTFLCSSCSSLQTVQQTDGNYTLPSKCITTKCRAQSNFIPQHSSVHTKTISYQSIRIQELIGTEQAENGRVPRTLDCVLMEDLVKTCIPGDDITITGIIKVENPEQNGKSKQQSLFQLYLHAISVVNNKNQSQGSYGASERITFNIKDYYAIQQIHSEPKLFRFLVQSLCPNIYGHEIVKAGLLLALFGGTKCDNRRAESHILMVGDPGLGKSQMLQACTNVAPRGVYVCGNTSTSSGLTVTMTREVGGEYALEAGALMLADQGCCCIDEFDKMPSQHACLLEAMEQQSISIAKAGIVCTLPTRTTILAAANPAGGHYDKSKTIAENLKISSPMLSRFDLIFILLDQPNEELDLLLSRHVLALHAGIKIEQTFYNADASTSEGHTLRDKLRMEPGETLDLLPHGLFRKYIAYAQKYVNPQLSDKAKEVIKQFYLTLRKQFQSGDCTPVTTRQLNSLIRLSQARAKSELREIVTEKDALEVVEIMRHSLVDLFTDEYGILDNTRSQNGTGMSKKNQVSKLLRQLQRKSEVEKKSIFSKKEIQTISEQVGLAKENFYKVLQSLNIQGYLLNKGHNNYQLVSADI; the protein is encoded by the exons ATGGGACTAGCACTTCATCAAAACTTAATCAAGAAACTTCAAGACACTACTAATAATATAGGCAATCCCAAAGAAAAAGAATATTCTATAATCAGACCTAGAATTGTGAATTTTGAACCCAGTTTGCAGCTTAAAGATTTAAGAGTGAATTATTATG gAAAGCTAGTGTCTGTACGTGGTACTGTCATAAAATCAggcaacattaaaataatctgtaGTTACATGACCTTTCTATGCTCATCATGTTCTAGTCTTCAGACAGTTCAACAAACAGATGGCAACTACACACTACCCAGCAAATGTATAACAACAAAATGCAGAgcacaatcaaattttatacccCAACACTCATCAGTACATACAAAAACAATCAGCTATCAATCCATAAGGATACAAGAACTGATTGGGACTGAACAG gCAGAAAATGGACGAGTACCAAGAACACTGGATTGTGTTTTAATGGAAGATTTAGTCAAAACATGTATACCAGGGGATGATATAACTATAACTGGCATAATAAAAGTGGAAAACCCTGAACAGAATGGAAAATCAAAACAACAATCACTTTTCCAATTATACCTACATGCTATTTCTGTAGtcaataacaaaaatcaaaGTCAAGGCAGTTATGGAGCATCAGAAAGAATTACTTTCAACATTAAAGATTATTATGCCATACAA CAAATCCATTCGGAGCCGAAACTATTCCGTTTTTTAGTCCAATCTTTATGTCCAAACATTTACGGACATGAAATTGTTAAAGCTGGCCTACTGCTGGCCTTATTTGGTGGGACAAAGTGCGACAACCGACGTGCAGAGTCCCACATTTTGATGGTTGGAGATCCAGGATTGGGAAAAAGTCAAATGTTGCAGGCTTGTACGAACGTCGCACCTAGAG GTGTGTATGTTTGTGGAAACACGAGTACCAGTTCTGGTTTGACGGTGACAATGACGAGAGAAGTGGGCGGAGAATATGCCCTAGAAGCTGGTGCTTTGATGTTGGCCGATCAGGGTTGTTGCTGTATCGACGAATTCGATAAAATGCCTTCTCAACATGCG TGTCTCCTTGAAGCCATGGAACAACAGAGTATCAGTATAGCCAAGGCAGGCATAGTTTGCACGTTACCAACAAGAACTACTATTCTAGCGGCAGCTAATCCTGCGGGTGGGCACTATGACAAATCAAAAACGATAGCAGAGAACTTGAAAATTAGCTCGCCAATGCTTTCGCGATTCGATCTGATCTTCATATTGCTGGATCAACCTAATGAA GAATTGGATTTGCTGCTTTCTAGACACGTATTGGCTCTACATGCAGGTATCAAGATCGAGCAGACGTTCTATAATGCTGACGCCAGTACTTCAGAAGGACACACTTTaag AGATAAACTTCGAATGGAACCTGGAGAAACCTTAGATTTGTTACCACATGGattgtttagaaaatatatagcaTACGCACAAAAATATGTCAACCCACAATTGAGTGATAAGGCTAAAGAAGtcataaaacagttttatttaactttaagaaAACAGTTTCAATCAGGTGATTGCACTCCCGTTACAACGCGGCAGTTAAATTCTCTAATTAGGCTTTCTCag gcCAGAGCAAAATCTGAACTTAGGGAAATCGTAACGGAAAAGGATGCACTTGAAGTGGTGGAAATAATGCGGCACAGTTTAGTTGATTTATTCACCGATGAATATGGTATTTTGGACAACACACGATCACAAAACGGCACTGGGATGAGCAAAAAGAATCAG gtttcaaaattgttgagACAATTGCAACGCAAGTCAGAAGTGGAAAAAAAGTcgatattttccaaaaaagaaatacaaaCTATAAGTGAACAAGTTGGTTTggcaaaagaaaatttttacaaagtgTTACAAAGCTTAAATATTCAAGGATACTTATTAAACAAAGGGCATAATAATTATCAGTTGGTCAGTGCTGATATCTAA
- the LOC109608470 gene encoding DNA helicase MCM8-like isoform X1 — protein MNKFNYKFRNYTDNKYIKKAPSEIGTTFLHGFHGFKLYFPDDDVDIEKLKNNINAFQQYVDQHNSAFNLDFIEENKYFIVDYKLLINDEDLSKNWTDYKTDIINNTQYYLNVMGLALHQNLIKKLQDTTNNIGNPKEKEYSIIRPRIVNFEPSLQLKDLRVNYYGKLVSVRGTVIKSGNIKIICSYMTFLCSSCSSLQTVQQTDGNYTLPSKCITTKCRAQSNFIPQHSSVHTKTISYQSIRIQELIGTEQAENGRVPRTLDCVLMEDLVKTCIPGDDITITGIIKVENPEQNGKSKQQSLFQLYLHAISVVNNKNQSQGSYGASERITFNIKDYYAIQQIHSEPKLFRFLVQSLCPNIYGHEIVKAGLLLALFGGTKCDNRRAESHILMVGDPGLGKSQMLQACTNVAPRGVYVCGNTSTSSGLTVTMTREVGGEYALEAGALMLADQGCCCIDEFDKMPSQHACLLEAMEQQSISIAKAGIVCTLPTRTTILAAANPAGGHYDKSKTIAENLKISSPMLSRFDLIFILLDQPNEELDLLLSRHVLALHAGIKIEQTFYNADASTSEGHTLRDKLRMEPGETLDLLPHGLFRKYIAYAQKYVNPQLSDKAKEVIKQFYLTLRKQFQSGDCTPVTTRQLNSLIRLSQARAKSELREIVTEKDALEVVEIMRHSLVDLFTDEYGILDNTRSQNGTGMSKKNQVSKLLRQLQRKSEVEKKSIFSKKEIQTISEQVGLAKENFYKVLQSLNIQGYLLNKGHNNYQLVSADI, from the exons ATGAACAAATTcaactataaatttagaaattatactgataacaaatacattaaaaaggcTCCTTCTGAGATAGgaacaacatttttacatgGTTTTCATGGATTTAAGTTGTATTTTCCAGatg ATGATgttgatattgaaaaattgaaaaataatattaatgcttTTCAACAGTATGTGGACCAACATAACAGtgcatttaatttagattttatcgaggagaataaatattttattgtagattATAAGCTTTTAATCAATGATGaagatttatcaaaaaactggACTGACTACAAGActgacataataaataatactcagTATTACTTAAATGTAATGGGACTAGCACTTCATCAAAACTTAATCAAGAAACTTCAAGACACTACTAATAATATAGGCAATCCCAAAGAAAAAGAATATTCTATAATCAGACCTAGAATTGTGAATTTTGAACCCAGTTTGCAGCTTAAAGATTTAAGAGTGAATTATTATG gAAAGCTAGTGTCTGTACGTGGTACTGTCATAAAATCAggcaacattaaaataatctgtaGTTACATGACCTTTCTATGCTCATCATGTTCTAGTCTTCAGACAGTTCAACAAACAGATGGCAACTACACACTACCCAGCAAATGTATAACAACAAAATGCAGAgcacaatcaaattttatacccCAACACTCATCAGTACATACAAAAACAATCAGCTATCAATCCATAAGGATACAAGAACTGATTGGGACTGAACAG gCAGAAAATGGACGAGTACCAAGAACACTGGATTGTGTTTTAATGGAAGATTTAGTCAAAACATGTATACCAGGGGATGATATAACTATAACTGGCATAATAAAAGTGGAAAACCCTGAACAGAATGGAAAATCAAAACAACAATCACTTTTCCAATTATACCTACATGCTATTTCTGTAGtcaataacaaaaatcaaaGTCAAGGCAGTTATGGAGCATCAGAAAGAATTACTTTCAACATTAAAGATTATTATGCCATACAA CAAATCCATTCGGAGCCGAAACTATTCCGTTTTTTAGTCCAATCTTTATGTCCAAACATTTACGGACATGAAATTGTTAAAGCTGGCCTACTGCTGGCCTTATTTGGTGGGACAAAGTGCGACAACCGACGTGCAGAGTCCCACATTTTGATGGTTGGAGATCCAGGATTGGGAAAAAGTCAAATGTTGCAGGCTTGTACGAACGTCGCACCTAGAG GTGTGTATGTTTGTGGAAACACGAGTACCAGTTCTGGTTTGACGGTGACAATGACGAGAGAAGTGGGCGGAGAATATGCCCTAGAAGCTGGTGCTTTGATGTTGGCCGATCAGGGTTGTTGCTGTATCGACGAATTCGATAAAATGCCTTCTCAACATGCG TGTCTCCTTGAAGCCATGGAACAACAGAGTATCAGTATAGCCAAGGCAGGCATAGTTTGCACGTTACCAACAAGAACTACTATTCTAGCGGCAGCTAATCCTGCGGGTGGGCACTATGACAAATCAAAAACGATAGCAGAGAACTTGAAAATTAGCTCGCCAATGCTTTCGCGATTCGATCTGATCTTCATATTGCTGGATCAACCTAATGAA GAATTGGATTTGCTGCTTTCTAGACACGTATTGGCTCTACATGCAGGTATCAAGATCGAGCAGACGTTCTATAATGCTGACGCCAGTACTTCAGAAGGACACACTTTaag AGATAAACTTCGAATGGAACCTGGAGAAACCTTAGATTTGTTACCACATGGattgtttagaaaatatatagcaTACGCACAAAAATATGTCAACCCACAATTGAGTGATAAGGCTAAAGAAGtcataaaacagttttatttaactttaagaaAACAGTTTCAATCAGGTGATTGCACTCCCGTTACAACGCGGCAGTTAAATTCTCTAATTAGGCTTTCTCag gcCAGAGCAAAATCTGAACTTAGGGAAATCGTAACGGAAAAGGATGCACTTGAAGTGGTGGAAATAATGCGGCACAGTTTAGTTGATTTATTCACCGATGAATATGGTATTTTGGACAACACACGATCACAAAACGGCACTGGGATGAGCAAAAAGAATCAG gtttcaaaattgttgagACAATTGCAACGCAAGTCAGAAGTGGAAAAAAAGTcgatattttccaaaaaagaaatacaaaCTATAAGTGAACAAGTTGGTTTggcaaaagaaaatttttacaaagtgTTACAAAGCTTAAATATTCAAGGATACTTATTAAACAAAGGGCATAATAATTATCAGTTGGTCAGTGCTGATATCTAA